From Nitrospira sp.:
GTTTTGACTTGGTCGCCGTCAATCTCGATCAACGTCAGCCAGGCTTCCCAGAGCAGGTGCTTCCTAACTACCTGACAAGCCGGGGGGTACCCTTCCATATCGAAGCACGGGATACCTATTCGATCGTGAAGCGGTTGATTCCTGAGGGGCAGACGACCTGCTCGCTCTGCTCAAGACTACGGCGGGGGCATCTCTATCGCATCGCCACGGAGCTCGGTGCCACCAAGATCGCGTTGGGCCATCACCGCGACGATATCGTCGAAACGTTATTCCTCAATCTGTTTTTTACCGGCAAGCTGAAAGCCATTCCGCCCAAGCTGCGCTCAAAGGATGGACGCCACATCGTCATTCGCCCGTTAGCATCGGTTAAAGAAAGCGATCTGGCACGATACGCTGAGCTGCGGGGGTTCCCCATTATTCCGTGCGATCTTTGCGGGTCTCAAGAGGATTTGAAGCGTAACAAAGTGAAGGCGTTTCTCCGGCAATGGGAACGAGAGTCCCCAGGTTGTGGCGACAGCATTGCGGCGGCGTTGACCAACGTAGCGCCATCGCTCTTGATGGATCAACGGCTCTTTGATTTTACCTCACTGCAATCGGTGGGAGGCTCTCAGGACGACGGCGACGTCTGGCTGGATCACGAACCACATTCTCATGCACGCTAAGGCTCCTTCACTGCTGAGTCATGTCGATCTCTCCACAGCGCCTGAATAAAACCTTGCAAATCTAGCTCCTGTAGAGACGCGATTGATGAAGAATTCTTCATGGGCTTTTCGTGCATGCTTCACATTTGGAGCGTAATCATCCTGGAATAGAATCGATCTGTTTGGGTAAAGCCCGCATCTAGAACGGAGATTGTTCGTGAAGCTAGACGTATTTATCGACCGTCCAATTCTTGCGTCAGTGGTATCTGTGGTGATTGTCGTCATGGGTCTTCTGGCGCTCCAGTTCCTCCCGGTCGCCCAGTTCCCTGAAATCAACCCACCTGTCGTGCAGATTGAAGCCGATTATCCCGGTGCTAGTGCGGAAGTTGCAGCTGAATCGGTTGCCAGACCGATTGAGGTGATGCTCCCTGGCATCGACAATCTGCTCTATTTTGAGTCGACCAGTAGTAATGATGGACATGTGAGCATGACGTTGACGTTCGAGGTCGGCACCAATCCGGATATTGCTCAGGTGCAAACGCAGAATCGCGTCAAACTCGCTGAGCCTCAGCTGCCAACGGAAGTGATCCGGCAAGGCGTGTCTGTGAAGAAAGCCACTCGGAACCTCCTCGCAGTCTTTGTCCTGAAATCCACAGATCCCCAGCACGACGCCGTGTTTCTTTCGAATTATGCCACCCGTCGAGTAGTCGATGATCTCAAACGGGTGAAGGGTGTTGGTGATGCGTGGGTCTTTGGACAGTCGAACTACAGCATGCGGATCATCCTCAATCCATTGCTTATGAGGAAACTAGGCCTCGTGCCGAGCGACATCGCAGCGATCATTCGAGAACAGAATCGCGACTACCCAGCAGGAACGATCGGGAGAGAGCCAGCTCCGAAGGGGACCGAGCTGACAATTCCGATTATTGCGAAGGGTCGACTGACGGACGTGAGGGATTTCGAGGCATTGATCGTGCGTGCGCTTCCAGATGGTTCGCTGGTCCGCCTGAAGGATGTGGCCCGGGTCGAAGTCGGGGCTCAGTCGTATGCTCTGGAAGCCCGTTGGAACAGCAAGCCAACCACGTTCATCCTGGTGTTTTTGTCGCCCGGTGCCAACGCGCTCGAGATGATACGCGGTGCACGAGCCAAGATGGACGAATTGGCTCAAGCGTTTCCGACTGGTGTGACCTACGATGTCCCTTACGATACCACTCAGTTCATCGAGGTCTCGATCAGAGAGGTGGTGAAAACCTTGGCTGAGGCTATGGTCTTGGTCGTGCTGGTCGTCTATCTCTTCCTTGAAAGCTGGCGCGCAACCCTCATTCCCATGGTTGCCGTACCGGTCTCCTTGATCGGGACCTTTATTGGACTCTATGCGCTCGGCTTCTCCATCAACACGATTACCTTGTTTGGGATGGTGTTGGCGATTGGTATCGTGGTCGACGATGCGATCGTAGTCGTGGAAAACGTCGAGCGGCACATGCGCGAAAATCGATTGTTGGCGAAAGATGCGGCCAAACGGGCGATGAGTGAAGTAATGGCTCCTATCATCGCCATTGTGTTGGTGCTGGTCTCTGTCTTTGCCCCAGTGGGATTTGTCGGTGGGATTACCGGAGCCCTGTATAAGCAGTTTGCCGCCACGATCGCCATTTCGGTCACCGTTTCCGGATTTGTGGCCTTGACCCTCAGCCCCGCCCTCTGCGCTGCGGTGCTCAGGCCGCATGCTGGTGAACGGGGAGGGTTCTGGTTGTTGTTTAACCGGCTGTTCGGACGAACGCAGACTGGTTACACAAATGCGGTGGCGGCGTTATTGACCAGACCTGTACGGGTGATGGCGGTGTTCGGTGTGCTCATTGCCGTTTCCATTAGCCTGTTCCAGACATTGCCGAAGAGTTTCGTGCCGGAAGATGACCAGGGGTA
This genomic window contains:
- the ttcA gene encoding tRNA 2-thiocytidine(32) synthetase TtcA; the encoded protein is MIVPIRPASPLKLDEAAEKMQTRLCRLVGQAIADYRLIEDGDKVMVCLSGGKDSYGLLDILLVLQRRAPVRFDLVAVNLDQRQPGFPEQVLPNYLTSRGVPFHIEARDTYSIVKRLIPEGQTTCSLCSRLRRGHLYRIATELGATKIALGHHRDDIVETLFLNLFFTGKLKAIPPKLRSKDGRHIVIRPLASVKESDLARYAELRGFPIIPCDLCGSQEDLKRNKVKAFLRQWERESPGCGDSIAAALTNVAPSLLMDQRLFDFTSLQSVGGSQDDGDVWLDHEPHSHAR
- a CDS encoding multidrug efflux RND transporter permease subunit codes for the protein MKLDVFIDRPILASVVSVVIVVMGLLALQFLPVAQFPEINPPVVQIEADYPGASAEVAAESVARPIEVMLPGIDNLLYFESTSSNDGHVSMTLTFEVGTNPDIAQVQTQNRVKLAEPQLPTEVIRQGVSVKKATRNLLAVFVLKSTDPQHDAVFLSNYATRRVVDDLKRVKGVGDAWVFGQSNYSMRIILNPLLMRKLGLVPSDIAAIIREQNRDYPAGTIGREPAPKGTELTIPIIAKGRLTDVRDFEALIVRALPDGSLVRLKDVARVEVGAQSYALEARWNSKPTTFILVFLSPGANALEMIRGARAKMDELAQAFPTGVTYDVPYDTTQFIEVSIREVVKTLAEAMVLVVLVVYLFLESWRATLIPMVAVPVSLIGTFIGLYALGFSINTITLFGMVLAIGIVVDDAIVVVENVERHMRENRLLAKDAAKRAMSEVMAPIIAIVLVLVSVFAPVGFVGGITGALYKQFAATIAISVTVSGFVALTLSPALCAAVLRPHAGERGGFWLLFNRLFGRTQTGYTNAVAALLTRPVRVMAVFGVLIAVSISLFQTLPKSFVPEDDQGYFIVVAQLPDGASKQRTDAVLEKIERVFQSNPVVNSTDALSGQNFVFGTRGPNSATMFVPLIPWDERPEPQNHAKAMVGAAYSAFEQIPEALLLAFNAPAIEGVGAAGGFSAQLQDPTGEDFKQFAEAAQQFVERAQKEPAIGRVGTNFRVSSPRVYTHVNRERAKSLGIPISEIFDTLQAYFGNFYINDFIKFGRVYHVQTEAEAEYRATPQDFSKIYVRAPSAHGANMIPLDTVVTAEYQSGPDPVKHFNGYNTALVLGAVAPGYSSGQALEALDRVAKEVLVPRGYGIDWSGLSFQERRVGGQSNLVFVVGLLMVFLVLAAQFESWVVPFAVILAVPFGIFGALSAVWVRGFENDIYFQIGLVTLIGLTAKNAILIVEFANTRYEEGRPLIEAALEAARLRFRPIIMTSMAFILGMVPLVVARGAGAASRQSIGTGVMGGMVAATFLAIFFVPLFYVVLRKMVRRKQSSRANLG